AAGGTACAGAAGACGGATTCGCTCCACTTTTAAATTAAAGACCATTACACATTAGATATATCGGGAGATGAAGTTAAACTTTATCTCCCTTTTTTATTTTAGTTAAAAATCCTGAAAAATAGAGATATTTTGAGGTGCTATATCTTTTCTTATGTAAACACTACATAACCCACCAGAAGAGAAAGGATACCCAGAAGCCTCCTTTATCGCTAACTCACCTGATAGAAAAATTCCATCACTTTTGATAAATGTCTTTAATAGTCTCTCTAAAATAAGAGGTGTGAATCCTGAGGAATAACATGTGAAAAATACAAATAAAGGCGAATAATTACATAGTATCATTAAATCTTCAAACAAGGCAGATATATGTTGTTCTAACTTCCAAACCTCATTTTTAGGTCCTCTCCCGAAAGAAGGAGGGTCAAGAATAAAACCATTATACGTTTTGTCTCGTCTAACTTCTCTTGAAACAAATTTTTTTACATCTTCAACCATCCATCGGGCAGAACTATTATCAAGATTATTTAAAACCATATTCATTTTAGCGAGTTCCACCATCCCTTTTGATGAATCAACATGACAAACATTAAATCCTTTTTTCACACATGCAACTGTGGATAAGCCAGTATATGCAAACAAATTTAATACGTTGATATCGCTACTATTTTCTACTTTGAGA
This portion of the Candidatus Hydrogenedens sp. genome encodes:
- a CDS encoding class I SAM-dependent methyltransferase: MNSKTLENYLDDNNSYQLIDSGDRVRLEQIGPYKVIRPAPEACYPKSLPELWNKDIDAIYLRSSEGGGHWEYRRLIPQQFPVSIKNLHAYAKLTGFGHIGFFPEHYHLWNLLLNLKVENSSDINVLNLFAYTGLSTVACVKKGFNVCHVDSSKGMVELAKMNMVLNNLDNSSARWMVEDVKKFVSREVRRDKTYNGFILDPPSFGRGPKNEVWKLEQHISALFEDLMILCNYSPLFVFFTCYSSGFTPLILERLLKTFIKSDGIFLSGELAIKEASGYPFSSGGLCSVYIRKDIAPQNISIFQDF